A genomic region of Papaver somniferum cultivar HN1 chromosome 7, ASM357369v1, whole genome shotgun sequence contains the following coding sequences:
- the LOC113298026 gene encoding thioredoxin-like fold domain-containing protein MRL7L, chloroplastic → MTLQTKLDIRCLSYSLKEDRPFDTLSTWATHVHFPSRKQWIYANVSVELDCCNHTVSMFGRSSLMYTGRRKYGLRASDKTVKEVEFDVEKKKVEVMDDEDDEEGPSLMNDEERREWRRKIRQVIDNNPEVEEEDDPIEKTKKMEKLLANYPLVVEEEDPSWPEDADGWGFNLGQFFDKITIKNNKKDDVDDENYYSDKEIVWQDDNYIRPIKEITSKEWEETVFKDINPLVVFVHNRYKRPKENEKVREELEKVAHVFWNTGLPSPRCVALDAVVELDLVSTLKVTVFPEVIFTKAGKILYREKGFRTADELSKIMAFFYYGAIKPPCLATLLKEDHELIPSAPNNVDQD, encoded by the exons ATGACGTTGCAAACTAAGCTGGATATTAGGTGTTTGTCATATAGTCTAAAAGAAGATAGACCTTTTGATACTTTGTCGACCTGGGCTACTCATGTTCATTTCCCCAGTCGAAAACAGTGGATATACGCGAATGTTTCGGTAGAATTGGATTGCTGTAATCACACTGTATCAATGTTTGGTAGGTCgtcattgatg TATACTGGTAGAAGAAAATATGGTTTAAGAGCTTCTGATAAGACGGTTAAGGAAGTCGAGTTTGATGTTGAGAAGAAAAAGGTTGAAGTGATGgacgatgaggatgatgaagagggTCCGAGCTTAATGAATGATGAGGAGAGGAGGGAATGGAGAAGGAAAATTAGGCAAGTGATTGACAACAACCCAGAGGTAGAGGAGGAGGATGacccaattgaaaagacgaagaaGATGGAGAAGCTTCTTGCTAATTACCCtcttgttgttgaagaagaagatcccAGTTGGCCTGAAGATGCAGATGGCTGGGGATTCAATTTAGGCCAGTTCTTTGATAAGATTACAATTAAGAATAACAAAaaggatgatgttgatgatgagaaTTACTATAGTGATAAGGAAATTGTGTGGCAAGACGATAACTACATCCGTCCGATAAAAGAAATCACCTCTaaagaatgggaggaaactgTATTTAAAGATATTAATCCCCTGGTTGTTTTCGTGCATAATCGATATAAAAG ACCCAAGGAAAATGAAAAGGTCCGCGAAGAATTGGAGAAAGTGGCTCACGTCTTCTGGAACACTGGGCTTCCTTCCCCTCGA TGTGTTGCTCTCGACGCTGTTGTTGAACTCGATCTCGTCTCCACCTTGAAAGTTACAGTCTTTCCTGAAGTTATCTTTACCAAAGCAGGAAAGATCTTATACCGCGAGAAAG GGTTTCGGACGGCAGATGAGTTGTCGAAGATAATGGCATTCTTCTATTATGGAGCAATCAAGCCACCATGCTTGGCTACATTACTTAAAGAAGACCATGAACTGATCCCTTCTGCTCCAAACAATGTTGACCAAGACTAA